Proteins co-encoded in one Spirosoma endbachense genomic window:
- a CDS encoding alpha/beta fold hydrolase: MQTPFSVILIHGHGVDASIWDSIHADLALDHPVLKPDVARLTSHATIEAYAEELNARLQAASINDVVLVGHSMGGYIALAFAERYPTQVRGLVLYHSTAYADDEDRKAQRRQLIETMRTQGGAQFIEKQLPKMVAPDYPAEKVQELIDRYRDLPTDALIAGMEAIAGRPDRTNILRDAPFPILLVLGKEDQLIPLEKTKKLAELSDRIRVALIDNAGHLSMVEQPEASQTILRDFVKPL, encoded by the coding sequence ATGCAGACTCCATTTTCGGTGATTCTAATCCACGGTCACGGTGTCGATGCATCCATCTGGGATAGCATCCACGCCGATCTGGCCCTGGATCACCCTGTTCTAAAACCTGACGTTGCCCGCCTGACTTCACATGCAACCATTGAAGCTTATGCGGAAGAGCTAAACGCCCGGCTCCAGGCTGCTTCCATCAACGATGTAGTGCTGGTTGGCCATTCGATGGGTGGTTATATAGCGCTGGCTTTTGCCGAACGTTACCCGACACAGGTGCGTGGTCTGGTCCTTTACCATTCGACGGCCTACGCCGACGACGAAGATCGTAAAGCACAGCGTCGCCAGCTTATTGAAACGATGCGCACTCAGGGCGGGGCACAATTCATTGAAAAGCAACTCCCGAAAATGGTTGCACCCGATTATCCTGCCGAAAAAGTACAGGAGCTGATCGATCGCTATCGGGATTTGCCTACCGATGCGCTCATTGCCGGTATGGAAGCCATTGCGGGACGCCCCGATCGGACGAACATTTTACGGGATGCGCCCTTTCCGATCCTGCTGGTTTTAGGAAAAGAGGATCAGCTCATACCCCTTGAGAAAACAAAGAAACTGGCCGAATTATCGGATCGAATCCGTGTAGCACTAATCGACAACGCGGGCCATCTGAGCATGGTCGAACAACCCGAAGCATCGCAGACAATACTCCGCGACTTTGTGAAGCCGCTCTAA